The Methanomassiliicoccales archaeon genome includes a region encoding these proteins:
- a CDS encoding ATP-dependent DNA helicase, giving the protein MTPDNDDLFPFTAPRLGQREFLRDARECMSSGKVLVAHAPTGLGKTAVALSAALESSLRTGGRTVFLTPRQSQHRAVVETVKMFPRHIQMVDLLSRESMCPFGSSPPCLADRRCHLQADGRMARCAREVLQRPLHAQELIALSLRRGTCPYLTARLALNGADLIVGDFSRAFGDLPDVLRFQGCSRPQNLVVDEAHNLPSRIMDAFSKELTVRSDEGLDRVWKDMLSRGHRVIPVGELRSCLDSVGLPEPEELAESEEFVNDWMRFGDASVRLAFPSDGKISMRFLEPSLVVQNVLKYCAGALFMSGTLHPPEVYAARMGLEGSVCRSYSSPFDPERRLAIVVPEVGTRYRERCRERTAAMAHCLARLSDAVPGNVMVFLPSYSFLSAVHRDLRGIKGRKQLLAERPGLSKGEKDGLVQRLLGRREVLMLCNIHGSFSEGVDFPPGCLAAVMVAGLPIPPPSLERKEMLSRTSKKLGQDKARTYLDTYEALSKVLQACGRAIRREEDRAAVLLLDPRYLEEKVTRLLPPDLRFSEGDPVALLRDFFAPEPPTYWSPLAESERIITGH; this is encoded by the coding sequence ATGACCCCCGATAATGACGATCTATTCCCTTTCACCGCCCCCCGGCTCGGACAGCGGGAGTTCCTCCGGGACGCGCGGGAGTGCATGTCCTCGGGCAAGGTGCTGGTAGCCCACGCCCCCACCGGGCTGGGGAAGACAGCCGTGGCCTTGAGCGCCGCCCTCGAATCATCGCTGAGGACCGGGGGCAGGACGGTGTTCCTGACCCCCAGGCAATCGCAGCATCGGGCGGTGGTGGAGACGGTGAAGATGTTCCCTCGCCACATCCAGATGGTGGACCTGCTGTCCAGGGAAAGCATGTGCCCGTTCGGCTCCTCCCCGCCCTGCCTGGCCGACCGGCGCTGCCACCTACAGGCGGACGGGCGCATGGCCCGGTGCGCCCGGGAGGTGCTGCAACGGCCCTTGCACGCCCAGGAGCTCATCGCCCTGAGCTTGAGACGAGGGACATGCCCCTATCTGACCGCCCGTCTGGCGCTGAACGGGGCCGACCTCATCGTCGGTGATTTCTCCCGGGCCTTCGGGGACCTGCCAGACGTCCTACGTTTCCAGGGATGCTCCCGCCCACAGAACCTGGTGGTGGACGAGGCCCACAACCTGCCATCGCGCATAATGGACGCCTTCAGCAAGGAGCTGACGGTCCGATCAGACGAAGGGCTCGATAGGGTGTGGAAGGACATGCTGTCCCGGGGGCATCGAGTGATACCTGTGGGGGAGCTACGCTCCTGCCTTGATTCCGTGGGGCTGCCGGAGCCGGAGGAGCTGGCGGAGAGCGAGGAGTTCGTGAACGATTGGATGCGCTTCGGCGACGCTAGCGTGCGCTTGGCTTTTCCTTCCGACGGTAAGATATCGATGCGCTTCCTGGAGCCCTCCCTGGTGGTGCAGAACGTGCTGAAGTATTGCGCTGGAGCCCTGTTCATGAGCGGTACCCTTCATCCGCCCGAGGTCTACGCCGCCCGCATGGGCCTGGAAGGCAGCGTGTGCCGTTCCTACTCTTCCCCGTTCGACCCGGAGCGGCGCCTGGCTATCGTCGTCCCGGAGGTGGGTACGCGCTATCGCGAACGCTGTCGGGAGAGGACGGCGGCCATGGCCCATTGCCTGGCCAGATTGAGCGATGCCGTCCCTGGCAACGTCATGGTCTTCCTGCCATCCTATTCGTTCCTCTCGGCAGTGCATCGCGACCTAAGGGGGATAAAAGGACGCAAACAGCTGCTTGCTGAGCGCCCCGGATTGTCCAAGGGGGAGAAGGACGGACTGGTGCAGAGGCTGCTGGGGCGGCGGGAGGTGCTCATGCTCTGCAACATCCACGGTTCGTTCTCCGAGGGGGTGGACTTCCCTCCCGGATGCCTCGCGGCGGTCATGGTGGCCGGACTGCCGATACCCCCGCCTTCCCTGGAGCGCAAGGAGATGCTCTCTCGGACCTCGAAGAAGCTGGGGCAGGACAAGGCCAGGACCTACCTGGACACCTACGAGGCGCTAAGCAAGGTACTGCAGGCCTGCGGCCGGGCCATAAGGCGGGAGGAGGACCGGGCGGCGGTGCTGCTGCTTGACCCGAGGTATCTGGAAGAAAAGGTGACCAGGCTGCTGCCCCCGGACCTGAGGTTCTCCGAGGGGGACCCGGTGGCCCTGCTGAGGGATTTCTTCGCCCCGGAGCCGCCGACCTATTGGTCGCCGCTGGCGGAAAGTGAAAGGATAATAACGGGGCATTGA
- a CDS encoding TIGR00266 family protein — MRFNITGDNLQFVNIEFGPGEVIYSEAGSMLYMSGNVRLETKAKGGVFSGLKRAMTGESFFVTNFSVEGGTGLVGFGGSVPGKIIALDLRGGKQWLLQKTAFLAAEDNVLLDIAFQRKFGAALFGGEGLILQKVTGDGTVFIAGCGDFIEYNLAPGQVMKVSTANVAAWESSVQYDIQSLGIKTALFGGEGLFVTTLTGPGKVIMQSMTMSKLANSLVPYLPNRS; from the coding sequence ATGAGGTTCAACATCACAGGGGACAACCTGCAGTTCGTGAACATCGAGTTCGGGCCCGGGGAGGTCATCTACTCTGAGGCTGGAAGTATGCTCTACATGAGCGGGAACGTAAGACTGGAGACCAAGGCCAAGGGCGGCGTGTTCTCCGGCCTGAAACGGGCCATGACCGGGGAGTCCTTCTTCGTCACCAATTTCTCCGTCGAGGGCGGCACCGGCCTGGTGGGCTTTGGTGGCAGCGTTCCAGGGAAGATAATAGCCTTGGACCTGCGGGGAGGGAAGCAATGGCTCCTGCAGAAGACTGCCTTCCTGGCCGCGGAGGACAACGTGCTCCTGGACATAGCCTTCCAAAGGAAGTTCGGCGCGGCGCTGTTCGGCGGCGAAGGCCTGATATTGCAGAAGGTGACAGGGGACGGGACGGTCTTCATCGCCGGCTGCGGCGACTTCATCGAGTACAACCTGGCGCCGGGGCAGGTGATGAAGGTCTCCACGGCCAACGTGGCGGCCTGGGAGAGCAGCGTGCAGTACGACATCCAAAGCCTGGGGATCAAGACCGCCCTGTTCGGCGGAGAAGGGCTGTTCGTCACCACCCTCACCGGTCCGGGAAAGGTGATCATGCAGTCCATGACCATGTCCAAGCTGGCCAATTCCCTGGTCCCCTACCTGCCTAACCGGAGCTGA
- the radB gene encoding DNA repair and recombination protein RadB, giving the protein MQDVVLVPFQCAPLDEMLDGGVESGCLTLLYGEAGTGKTNLCLTLARNLALQGKKTVFVDSEGISLQRLKQMSGEEQEKVLKEVLVSEVHSLDDQDRMITQAIKLVEGNSEVGLMVVDSITMFYRLASKDEERAERRVLSGQSAKLLTLARRRNVPVVVTSQVYTDVETGTFEALGGNVLHHNAKTIIRLDRVAPGKRRAVLMKHRHLAEGRNAVFYLTDNGIEAEPQMSLPTA; this is encoded by the coding sequence TTGCAGGACGTCGTCCTGGTCCCCTTCCAATGTGCGCCTTTAGACGAAATGCTCGACGGGGGAGTGGAGAGCGGATGCCTCACCCTTTTGTACGGGGAGGCCGGGACCGGCAAGACCAACCTCTGCCTGACCTTGGCCAGGAACCTGGCCTTGCAGGGAAAGAAGACGGTTTTCGTGGACAGCGAGGGAATCTCGCTACAACGTCTAAAGCAGATGTCCGGGGAGGAGCAGGAGAAAGTGCTGAAGGAGGTCCTTGTGAGCGAGGTGCACAGCCTGGACGACCAAGACCGCATGATCACCCAGGCCATCAAGCTGGTCGAGGGGAACTCCGAGGTCGGGTTGATGGTGGTCGATTCCATCACCATGTTTTACCGTTTAGCAAGCAAGGACGAGGAGCGCGCGGAGCGGCGCGTACTTTCAGGCCAGAGCGCCAAACTGCTGACCCTGGCCCGGAGACGCAACGTCCCGGTGGTGGTCACCTCCCAGGTCTACACCGACGTGGAGACCGGGACCTTCGAGGCCCTGGGGGGGAACGTCCTGCACCATAACGCCAAGACCATCATCCGTCTGGATAGGGTCGCTCCCGGGAAGAGGAGAGCGGTGCTGATGAAGCATCGTCATCTGGCCGAGGGTCGGAACGCCGTCTTCTACCTTACCGATAATGGAATCGAGGCCGAACCTCAGATGTCCCTTCCGACGGCGTAG
- a CDS encoding polyprenyl synthetase family protein: MDHSKRTREMVKEIDQALLGYVNYGSHEKLIKAMRHYPEAGGKRMRPLMAMLTAEAVGGRGKAALPYGCALEIIHNFTLVHDDVIDQDSVRRGIPAVHVAFDIPTAIIAGDALFARAYEMLADIDVNGEELRRLLRIVSITVFLVAEGQQIDVDNEDKPEVSREEYLGMVEKKTAVLFACAAEGGAIIGRGTDKQIASMKEYARLLGIGFQIWDDVLGIKGDAKRTGKPVGSDIRNGKRTLIVVDALERLEKDPRKSVLTSALGNAQATDAEVNAAIKLLEDIGSIEHARLFALDYAKRAKDLLSCLKDSTEKEMLREMVDYAVGRDI, from the coding sequence ATGGACCACAGCAAGAGAACGAGGGAAATGGTCAAGGAGATAGACCAGGCCCTTCTCGGGTACGTCAACTACGGCAGTCACGAGAAGCTCATCAAAGCGATGAGGCATTACCCGGAGGCGGGCGGGAAGCGCATGCGACCCCTAATGGCCATGCTGACCGCCGAGGCCGTGGGCGGCCGGGGAAAGGCGGCCTTGCCGTACGGTTGCGCCCTGGAGATCATCCATAATTTCACTTTGGTTCATGATGACGTCATCGACCAGGACTCGGTACGGCGGGGGATCCCGGCGGTGCACGTCGCCTTCGACATACCTACGGCCATCATCGCCGGGGACGCCTTGTTCGCCCGGGCCTACGAGATGCTGGCCGACATTGACGTGAACGGCGAGGAGCTCAGGCGCCTGCTGCGCATCGTCTCTATCACCGTCTTCCTAGTGGCCGAGGGTCAGCAGATCGACGTGGACAATGAGGACAAACCGGAGGTATCCCGCGAAGAGTACCTGGGAATGGTGGAGAAGAAGACCGCCGTGCTGTTCGCCTGCGCTGCCGAGGGCGGCGCCATCATCGGGCGGGGGACGGATAAGCAGATCGCCTCCATGAAGGAGTACGCCCGGCTGCTGGGCATCGGGTTCCAGATCTGGGACGACGTGCTGGGGATCAAGGGCGACGCCAAGAGGACCGGCAAGCCGGTGGGCAGCGACATCCGGAACGGCAAGCGCACCCTCATCGTCGTCGACGCCCTGGAACGATTGGAGAAGGATCCCCGGAAAAGCGTGCTGACGTCCGCCCTGGGCAACGCCCAGGCCACCGACGCCGAGGTCAACGCCGCCATAAAGCTGCTGGAGGACATCGGTTCGATAGAGCACGCCCGCCTTTTCGCTTTGGACTACGCCAAGAGGGCCAAGGACCTGCTCTCCTGCCTGAAGGACTCCACAGAGAAGGAGATGCTGCGGGAGATGGTGGACTACGCCGTCGGAAGGGACATCTGA
- the fni gene encoding type 2 isopentenyl-diphosphate Delta-isomerase — MKKIERRKSDHIDIALRQKVVPDYDYWSDVQLVHQALPEVDMDDLDTSVTLFGKRLDFPLVVTAITGGFPQAEKINRNLAEACAKMGIGLGVGSQRPAIEHGDDGSYSVVKEYDVPLVIGNIGAPQLVKQKRKKPFSVEDVVKAKEIIGANIMAIHLNFLQEVVQPDGDVNAKGCLDGIRSLAKELPCMVKETGAGISRETALQLKGTGIRGLDVAGVGGTSFAAVEMYRAEAQGNSVASALGMTFFDWGVPAPAAVIEADVGLEMIVSGGVDDGLRMAKGISLGASSAGCARSLLAEALDSSEKVVAKLERMKAEFKAAMFLTGCAKVAELRQKRVIVSGRTADWLTAE, encoded by the coding sequence ATGAAGAAGATCGAGCGCAGGAAATCGGACCACATCGACATCGCCCTGAGACAGAAGGTAGTTCCGGACTACGATTATTGGTCGGACGTGCAGCTGGTGCATCAGGCGCTGCCGGAGGTGGACATGGATGACCTCGACACCTCGGTGACCCTGTTCGGCAAGAGGCTGGACTTTCCTCTGGTGGTCACCGCCATCACCGGCGGCTTCCCGCAGGCCGAGAAGATCAACCGTAACTTGGCCGAGGCCTGCGCTAAGATGGGCATCGGGTTAGGGGTGGGCAGCCAGAGGCCGGCCATCGAGCACGGCGATGACGGTTCCTATTCCGTGGTGAAAGAATACGATGTGCCTCTGGTGATCGGTAACATTGGCGCTCCTCAGCTGGTCAAGCAGAAACGAAAGAAACCGTTCTCCGTGGAGGACGTGGTCAAGGCCAAGGAGATCATCGGGGCGAACATCATGGCCATCCATCTGAACTTCCTGCAGGAGGTCGTGCAGCCCGATGGCGACGTCAACGCCAAGGGATGCCTGGACGGCATCCGGTCCCTGGCGAAAGAGCTGCCTTGCATGGTGAAGGAGACCGGCGCCGGGATATCCCGGGAGACCGCCCTGCAGTTGAAGGGCACGGGAATACGAGGGCTGGACGTGGCCGGAGTGGGCGGTACAAGCTTCGCCGCGGTGGAGATGTACCGGGCCGAAGCCCAGGGGAATTCCGTGGCCAGTGCCCTGGGCATGACCTTCTTCGATTGGGGGGTCCCCGCCCCGGCGGCGGTCATCGAGGCCGATGTCGGACTGGAGATGATCGTCAGTGGGGGAGTGGACGACGGACTGCGCATGGCCAAGGGCATATCCTTAGGCGCAAGCTCCGCCGGATGCGCTCGCTCCCTATTGGCCGAGGCCTTGGACTCCAGCGAAAAGGTCGTGGCTAAACTAGAACGAATGAAGGCCGAGTTCAAGGCCGCCATGTTCCTCACCGGCTGCGCCAAGGTGGCCGAACTGAGGCAAAAGCGGGTCATCGTAAGCGGACGGACGGCCGACTGGCTTACCGCCGAGTAG
- a CDS encoding isopentenyl phosphate kinase yields the protein MILVKLGGSVITDKGRYRTFDRDTTLRLASEIAASGQKVMLVHGAGSFGHMLAKENRLHLGITEPSQLIGAAKVMADVRELDLEVSRCLTESGIAVVPLPPVSCAVMKDGALERLDLGVFKRYLEMGMVPLTFGDVVWDAKRGLSICSGDQLMTALVREFRPEKVVFVTDVDGVYTSDPTKDPGARLIEKVDKAVLDALPRTERNVDVTGSIFAKIQHMIDMAGMTGECLVLNGKAPGRLESALRGERVVASRVVSGK from the coding sequence ATGATACTGGTCAAATTGGGTGGCAGCGTGATAACTGACAAAGGGCGGTACCGCACCTTCGACCGCGACACTACGCTAAGGCTCGCCTCGGAGATCGCCGCGTCCGGGCAGAAAGTGATGCTGGTGCACGGGGCGGGCTCCTTCGGGCACATGCTTGCCAAGGAGAACCGCCTGCATTTGGGCATCACTGAACCTTCCCAGCTCATCGGGGCGGCCAAGGTCATGGCCGACGTCCGAGAGCTGGACCTGGAGGTTTCCCGCTGCCTGACGGAGAGCGGGATCGCCGTGGTCCCCTTGCCGCCGGTCTCCTGCGCCGTCATGAAGGACGGCGCCCTCGAGCGTCTGGACCTGGGCGTCTTCAAGAGATACCTGGAGATGGGCATGGTCCCCCTTACCTTCGGGGACGTGGTATGGGATGCAAAGCGGGGGTTGAGCATCTGCTCCGGCGATCAGCTGATGACCGCCCTGGTCCGCGAGTTCCGTCCTGAGAAGGTCGTGTTCGTCACCGACGTCGACGGCGTCTACACCTCCGATCCGACCAAGGACCCGGGGGCCAGGCTGATCGAGAAGGTGGACAAGGCAGTTCTAGACGCCCTTCCACGCACCGAGAGGAACGTTGATGTCACCGGCAGCATATTCGCCAAGATACAGCATATGATAGACATGGCCGGGATGACCGGAGAGTGCCTGGTCCTGAACGGAAAGGCCCCCGGCAGGCTGGAGTCAGCGTTGCGCGGCGAGCGTGTCGTGGCCTCCAGGGTGGTGAGCGGCAAATGA
- a CDS encoding zinc ribbon domain-containing protein: protein MIVLDTNIVLLVVLFILLLFVIYFELRFMRTRNKEYVARNIVKDDAYNCIATTRSIATSLKEKGRDTKEAEAIILQAEQSYRRNNFLPAKELALRARDVLIKSPTVILDVPVTKPSEPEPTEEEHKTVHEVKKLELNLIESRFIINACRDRLAEEERSGKDLGDAKAHLCLAEECYSDNRYNDALKEGLKARKLLGDSPESIEAKADVHLIKVPKPESKCPKCQAITAQDDQFCRKCGAPLGSPRTCAYCQAELAAGDAFCPKCGRQV from the coding sequence GTGATAGTGCTGGATACTAACATCGTTCTCCTTGTCGTCCTCTTTATACTCTTGCTATTCGTAATCTATTTCGAGCTGCGCTTCATGCGCACCCGGAACAAGGAGTACGTGGCCAGGAACATAGTAAAAGACGATGCTTACAATTGCATCGCCACCACCAGGTCCATAGCGACGTCCTTGAAGGAGAAGGGCAGGGACACCAAAGAGGCCGAGGCCATCATCCTGCAGGCCGAACAATCTTACCGCCGCAACAATTTCCTGCCGGCCAAGGAATTGGCCTTGAGAGCCCGCGACGTGCTGATCAAGTCCCCTACGGTGATATTGGATGTACCTGTTACGAAACCGTCTGAGCCTGAACCGACGGAGGAGGAGCACAAGACGGTGCACGAGGTCAAGAAGCTGGAACTGAACTTGATCGAGTCGCGCTTCATCATCAACGCCTGTCGCGACCGGTTGGCCGAGGAGGAGAGGTCGGGAAAGGACTTGGGGGATGCGAAAGCCCATCTGTGCTTGGCCGAGGAGTGCTATTCGGACAATAGATATAACGACGCCCTTAAGGAAGGGCTCAAGGCCAGGAAGCTTTTGGGGGACTCTCCGGAATCCATTGAGGCCAAGGCGGACGTACATCTGATCAAGGTGCCCAAGCCGGAGAGTAAGTGTCCAAAGTGCCAGGCCATCACCGCCCAGGACGACCAGTTCTGTCGCAAGTGCGGAGCTCCGTTGGGATCGCCGCGGACCTGCGCCTATTGCCAGGCCGAGCTTGCCGCCGGCGACGCCTTCTGCCCTAAGTGCGGGCGGCAGGTGTGA